From the Cryptosporangium phraense genome, the window CGGGTCGACCCCGTCGAACCCCCGGTAGTGCAGCTCGTACAGCATCCAGAGCGAGATCTGCAGGTCCTCGTCCAGCCATGGCTCGGGCCCGTCAGCCGGCCCCGTGACAACCGGAGCGCCGCCCGCAAGCAGCGCTTCGATGATTTCCGCACTCACCGCACCACGCGGCTCCGGTAGACGCATCCGAGTTTCCTCTCCGATTCGGCGCCTCTTCGCACCGACCCGAACCGGAATGCCCGTCACTTTTGGTTCGAAACAGCAGGTGAGAGCGGAACCGTCTGACCGCGTCGAAGCTCCTGCACCCCGCCGATACCCCGCCGGGACGCCTCGGCCGTGAACGCCGCCAGCGGGGATTTGAACGCCCGGTAGTCGTCGTAGTGAACGGGGTAGACCGTCGACGGGCGGATCAGCTCCACCAGGTCGGCCCCCTGCTTCCCGTCCATCGTCACCAGGACGCCGAGCACCCGCGTGCCACCGAGGTGGACGAGTGCCGCGTCGATGCCGTCGAAGCGCTCGGCGATCTCGCCGAGCCAGGGTCGGTGCAGCGTGTCCCCGCTGATGTACAGCCGGAACGCCCGGTCCCCGTCCACGAGCAGGTCCACGACGCTGCCCATCACCGGTGGCAGCAACCGGTGGACGACGGCCGGCCCGTGCTGCCCGGGCACCGCGGTCACCCGGAGCGTCTCGTTCCCCCGGGTCGACTCCCAGGCCGTCCATGGCGACAGCGGCGCCGACGAACGGAACCCGCGACGAATCAGCCGCCGGGCCGCGTGCGGGGTCGTGACGATCGGCGTCGTGCGGTCGAGCCCCCGGGACGCCCGCCGGTCGAAGTGGTCGCCGTGCAGGTGAGAGAGCACGACGACGTCCAGCGGCGGCAGCGAGTCCAGCGCGATCGCGGGCTCGGTCAGCCGTCGCGTGACCAGGCCGTAGCCGAGGTACGCGAACTCACCCCGGTGCAGGAAGTTGGGGTCGGTGAGGACCGTGAACCCGCCCAGCCGCAGCAGCACGGTGGCGTTCCCGACGAACAGCAAGCTTCCGATGGCCATGCCCCCCGGGTAACCCCGGGGAGCGGGCTAAACGTCGCTCAGCGTGGCCCAGACCGTCTTGCCGTCGGAGTGGTTCTCGATTCCCCAGCGCTCGCTCACCCGGTCGATCAGCGGCAGACCGCGGCCGCGGAAGCTGACCATGTCCAGCGGCCGGGCCACCGGCTGGACGGTCGAGGAGTCGCGTACCCGCACGGTGAGCTCACCGTCGGACAGCTCGAGCACGACGGTGGACGACGTCCCGGCGTGCTCGACCGCGTTGGAAACCAGCTCGCTGACGACGAGTTGGGCGATCTCCGTCAGATCCGGCGAGAGATCCCAGTCGGCCGCTGCCTGTTGCAGGAACCGCCTGGCCGCCGCCGAGGCGGA encodes:
- a CDS encoding MBL fold metallo-hydrolase — encoded protein: MAIGSLLFVGNATVLLRLGGFTVLTDPNFLHRGEFAYLGYGLVTRRLTEPAIALDSLPPLDVVVLSHLHGDHFDRRASRGLDRTTPIVTTPHAARRLIRRGFRSSAPLSPWTAWESTRGNETLRVTAVPGQHGPAVVHRLLPPVMGSVVDLLVDGDRAFRLYISGDTLHRPWLGEIAERFDGIDAALVHLGGTRVLGVLVTMDGKQGADLVELIRPSTVYPVHYDDYRAFKSPLAAFTAEASRRGIGGVQELRRGQTVPLSPAVSNQK
- a CDS encoding ATP-binding protein translates to MPDNVSLLPRVHCAHFYPVAEAGVRHVDDRPARVTRDCTVPADPSASAAARRFLQQAAADWDLSPDLTEIAQLVVSELVSNAVEHAGTSSTVVLELSDGELTVRVRDSSTVQPVARPLDMVSFRGRGLPLIDRVSERWGIENHSDGKTVWATLSDV